From a region of the Balaenoptera ricei isolate mBalRic1 chromosome 11, mBalRic1.hap2, whole genome shotgun sequence genome:
- the TRIM15 gene encoding E3 ubiquitin-protein ligase TRIM15, whose protein sequence is MPSTPSHKGAACSECKGPLGDSVTATCGHTFCRHCLPPPSQMGAQPSGRVLLCPLCKEKEQTETILVPVPLGPLGETYCEEHGEKIYFFCENDAEFLCVFCREGPSHQAHVVGFLDEAIQPYRDRLRSRLEALRTERDEIEDMKSREDQKLQVLLTQIESKKQQVEAAFERLQQELGEHQRLLLARLTELEQQIWKERGEYISKLSEEVTRLGAQVKELEEKSQQPASELLQDVRVNQSRYEMTTFVSPEAISPDLVKKIRDLHRKILTLPEMMRAFSENLVHHLETDTGVVTLDPQTASQSLVLSEDRKSVKYTRRKQNLPDSRLRFEGLPVVLGSPGFSSGRHRWQVEVQLGDGGGCTVGVVGEEVRRKGKQGLSAEEGVWAVILSHQQCWASTSPGTDLPLSEIPRLVGVALDYEAGSLALLDAETQAPIFTFTASFSGKVYPFFAVWKKGSCLTLKG, encoded by the exons atgccctccaccccctcccacaAAGGGGCTGCCTGTTCTGAGTGCAAAGGGCCCCTGGGGGATTCAGTGACCGCCACCTGTGGACACACCTTCTGCCGGCActgtctccccccaccctcccagatGGGTGCCCAGCCCTCCGGCAGGGTCCTGCTCTGTCCCCTCTGCAAGGAGAAGGAGCAGACCGAGACCATCTTGGTCCCCGTGCCCCTGGGCCCCCTGGGGGAGACTTACTGCGAGGAGCATGGTGAGAAGATCTACTTCTTCTGCGAGAATGATGCCGAGTTCCTCTGTGTGTTCTGCCGGGAGGGTCCCTCCCACCAGGCCCACGTCGTGGGCTTCCTGGACGAGGCCATCCAGCCCTACCGG GACCGTCTCAGGAGTCGGCTGGAAGCTCTGAGAACCGAGAGAGATGAGATTGAAGACATGAAGAGCCGGGAAGACCAGAAGCTCCAAGTGCTCCTG ACTCAGATTGAAAGCAAGAAGCAGCAGGTGGAAGCGGCTTTTGAGAGGTTGCAGCAGGAGCTGGGGGAACACCAGCGTCTCCTGCTGGCCAGGCTGACGGAGCTGGAGCAGCAGATCTGGAAGGAGAGGGGCGAGTATATCTCGAAGCTCTCTGAGGAAGTCACCCGGCTTGGAGCCCAGGTCAAAGAGCTGGAGGAGAAGAGTCAGCAACCAGCAAGTGAGCTTCTACAA gaTGTCAGAGTCAACCAGAGCAG GTATGAGATGACGACTTTTGTGAGCCCAGAGGCCATTTCTCCTGACCTTGTCAAAAAGATCCGCGATCTCCACAGGAAAATACTCACCCTCCCAGAGATGATGAGGGCATTCTCAG AAAACTTGGTGCATCATCTGGAAACAGATACAG GGGTTGTCACTCTGGACCCTCAGACCGCCAGCCAGAGCCTGGTCCTCTCCGAGGACAGGAAGTCTGTGAAGTACACCCGGCGGAAGCAGAACCTGCCCGACAGCCGCCTGCGCTTCGAGGGTCTCCCGGTGGTGCTGGGCTCCCCCGGCTTCTCCTCGGGGCGCCACCGCTGGCAGGTGGAGGTGCAGCTGGGAGACGGCGGCGGCTGCACGGTGGGGGTGGtcggggaggaggtgaggaggaaagggaagcaggGTCTGAGCGCCGAGGAGGGCGTCTGGGCGGTGATcctctcccaccagcagtgctGGGCCAGCACCTCGCCGGGCACCGACCTGCCGCTGAGCGAGATCCCGCGCCTCGTGGGCGTCGCCCTGGACTACGAGGCGGGGAGCTTGGCCCTGCTCGACGCCGAGACCCAGGCGCCCATCTTCACCTTCACCGCCTCCTTCTCCGGCAAAGTCTATCCTTTCTTCGCTGTCTGGAAAAAAGGTTCTTGCCTTACTTTGAAAGGCTGA
- the TRIM26 gene encoding tripartite motif-containing protein 26 isoform X1 — protein sequence MAALAPLRSLEEEVTCSICLDYLRDPVTIDCGHVFCRSCTTDVRPTSGGRPVCPLCKKPFKKENIRPVWQLASLVENIERLKVDKGRQPGEVAREQQDTRLCERHQEKLHYYCEDDGKLLCVMCRESREHRPHSAVLVEKAAQPHREKILNHLSTLRRDRDKIQGFQAKGEADILAVLKKLQDQRQCIVAEFEQGHQFLREREQRLLDQLAKLEQELTEGREKYKTRGVGELARLALVISELEGKAQQPAAELMQDTRDFLNRYPRKKFWIGKPIARVVKKRTGEFSDRLLSLQRGLREFQGKLLRDLEYKTVSVTLDPQSASGYLQLSEDWKCVTYSGLYQSAYLYPQQFDCEPGVLGSKGFTWGKVYWEVEVEREGWSEDEEEGDEEEEGEEEEEEEEAGYGDGYDDWETDEDEESLGDEEEEEEEEEEEEVLESCMVGVARDSVKRKGDLSLRPEDGVWALRLSSAGIWANTSPEAELFPALRPRRVGIALDYEGGTVTFTNAESQELIYTFTATFTRRLLPFLWLKWPGTRLLLRP from the exons ATGGCTGCGTTGGCACCACTGCGGAGCCTGGAAGAGGAGGTGACCTGCTCCATCTGCCTCGATTACCTGCGGGACCCGGTGACCATTGACTGTGGCCACGTCTTCTGCCGCAGCTGTACCACCGACGTCCGCCCCACATCAGGGGGCCGCCCTGTCTGCCCCCTGTGTAAGAAGCCTTTTAAGAAGGAGAATATCAGGCCAGTGTGGCAGCTGGCCAGCCTGGTGGAGAACATCGAGCGGCTGAAGGTGGACAAGGGCCGGCAGCCGGGGGAAGTGGCCCGGGAGCAGCAGGACACGAGGCTGTGCGAGCGGCACCAGGAGAAGCTGCACTACTACTGCGAGGACGATGGCAAGCTGCTGTGTGTCATGTGCCGGGAGTCCCGGGAGCACAGGCCCCACTCGGCCGTCCTCGTGGAGAAGGCGGCCCAGCCCCACAGG GAAAAAATCCTGAACCACCTGAGTACCctaaggagagacagagacaaaattCAGGGCTTTCAGGCCAAGGGAGAAGCTGATATCCTGGCTGTGCTG AAGAAGCTCCAGGACCAGAGGCAGTGCATCGTGGCTGAGTTTGAGCAGGGCCACCAGTTCCTGAGGGAGCGGGAACAGCGCCTGCTGGACCAGCTGGCGAAGCTGGAGCAGGAGCTCACAGAGGGCAGGGAGAAGTACAAGACCAGGGGCGTCGGGGAGCTTGCCCGGCTGGCGCTGGTCATCTCCGAGCTGGAGGGCAAGGCACAGCAGCCGGCTGCAGAGCTTATGCAG GACACCAGAGACTTCTTAAACAG GTATCCACGGAAGAAGTTCTGGATTGGGAAACCCATTGCTCGTGTGGTTAAAAAAAGGACAGGAGAATTCTCAGATAGACTTCTGTCTCTGCAGCGGGGCCTGAGAGAGTTCCAAg ggAAGCTGCTGAGAGACTTAGAATATAAGACAG tgagtgTCACCCTAGACCCACAGTCGGCCAGTGGGTACCTGCAGCTGTCGGAGGACTGGAAGTGCGTGACCTACAGCGGCCTGTACCAGAGCGCATACCTGTACCCCCAGCAGTTTGACTGTGAGCCGGGGGTGCTGGGCAGTAAGGGCTTCACCTGGGGCAAGGTCTactgggaggtggaggtggagagggagggcTGGTCCGAGGATGAAGAGGAGGGGgacgaggaggaagagggggaagaggaggaggaggaagaggaggccgGCTATGGGGACGGATATGATGATTGGGAAACGGATGAGGACGAGGAATCGTTGGgggatgaagaggaagaagaggaggaggaggaggaggaggaagttctGGAAAGCTGCATGGTGGGGGTGGCCAGAGACTCGGTGAAGAGGAAGGGCGACCTCTCCCTGCGGCCGGAGGACGGCGTGTGGGCGCTGCGCCTCTCCTCCGCGGGCATCTGGGCCAACACCAGCCCCGAGGCCGAGCTCTTCCCGGCCCTGCGGCCCCGGAGAGTGGGCATCGCCCTGGATTACGAAGGGGGCACCGTGACTTTCACCAACGCAGAGTCGCAAGAACTCATCTACACCTTCACTGCCACCTTCACCCGGCGCCTGCTCCCCTTCCTGTGGCTCAAGTGGCCGGGAACACGCCTCCTGCTGAGACCCTGA
- the TRIM26 gene encoding tripartite motif-containing protein 26 isoform X2 codes for MAALAPLRSLEEEVTCSICLDYLRDPVTIDCGHVFCRSCTTDVRPTSGGRPVCPLCKKPFKKENIRPVWQLASLVENIERLKVDKGRQPGEVAREQQDTRLCERHQEKLHYYCEDDGKLLCVMCRESREHRPHSAVLVEKAAQPHRKKLQDQRQCIVAEFEQGHQFLREREQRLLDQLAKLEQELTEGREKYKTRGVGELARLALVISELEGKAQQPAAELMQDTRDFLNRYPRKKFWIGKPIARVVKKRTGEFSDRLLSLQRGLREFQGKLLRDLEYKTVSVTLDPQSASGYLQLSEDWKCVTYSGLYQSAYLYPQQFDCEPGVLGSKGFTWGKVYWEVEVEREGWSEDEEEGDEEEEGEEEEEEEEAGYGDGYDDWETDEDEESLGDEEEEEEEEEEEEVLESCMVGVARDSVKRKGDLSLRPEDGVWALRLSSAGIWANTSPEAELFPALRPRRVGIALDYEGGTVTFTNAESQELIYTFTATFTRRLLPFLWLKWPGTRLLLRP; via the exons ATGGCTGCGTTGGCACCACTGCGGAGCCTGGAAGAGGAGGTGACCTGCTCCATCTGCCTCGATTACCTGCGGGACCCGGTGACCATTGACTGTGGCCACGTCTTCTGCCGCAGCTGTACCACCGACGTCCGCCCCACATCAGGGGGCCGCCCTGTCTGCCCCCTGTGTAAGAAGCCTTTTAAGAAGGAGAATATCAGGCCAGTGTGGCAGCTGGCCAGCCTGGTGGAGAACATCGAGCGGCTGAAGGTGGACAAGGGCCGGCAGCCGGGGGAAGTGGCCCGGGAGCAGCAGGACACGAGGCTGTGCGAGCGGCACCAGGAGAAGCTGCACTACTACTGCGAGGACGATGGCAAGCTGCTGTGTGTCATGTGCCGGGAGTCCCGGGAGCACAGGCCCCACTCGGCCGTCCTCGTGGAGAAGGCGGCCCAGCCCCACAGG AAGAAGCTCCAGGACCAGAGGCAGTGCATCGTGGCTGAGTTTGAGCAGGGCCACCAGTTCCTGAGGGAGCGGGAACAGCGCCTGCTGGACCAGCTGGCGAAGCTGGAGCAGGAGCTCACAGAGGGCAGGGAGAAGTACAAGACCAGGGGCGTCGGGGAGCTTGCCCGGCTGGCGCTGGTCATCTCCGAGCTGGAGGGCAAGGCACAGCAGCCGGCTGCAGAGCTTATGCAG GACACCAGAGACTTCTTAAACAG GTATCCACGGAAGAAGTTCTGGATTGGGAAACCCATTGCTCGTGTGGTTAAAAAAAGGACAGGAGAATTCTCAGATAGACTTCTGTCTCTGCAGCGGGGCCTGAGAGAGTTCCAAg ggAAGCTGCTGAGAGACTTAGAATATAAGACAG tgagtgTCACCCTAGACCCACAGTCGGCCAGTGGGTACCTGCAGCTGTCGGAGGACTGGAAGTGCGTGACCTACAGCGGCCTGTACCAGAGCGCATACCTGTACCCCCAGCAGTTTGACTGTGAGCCGGGGGTGCTGGGCAGTAAGGGCTTCACCTGGGGCAAGGTCTactgggaggtggaggtggagagggagggcTGGTCCGAGGATGAAGAGGAGGGGgacgaggaggaagagggggaagaggaggaggaggaagaggaggccgGCTATGGGGACGGATATGATGATTGGGAAACGGATGAGGACGAGGAATCGTTGGgggatgaagaggaagaagaggaggaggaggaggaggaggaagttctGGAAAGCTGCATGGTGGGGGTGGCCAGAGACTCGGTGAAGAGGAAGGGCGACCTCTCCCTGCGGCCGGAGGACGGCGTGTGGGCGCTGCGCCTCTCCTCCGCGGGCATCTGGGCCAACACCAGCCCCGAGGCCGAGCTCTTCCCGGCCCTGCGGCCCCGGAGAGTGGGCATCGCCCTGGATTACGAAGGGGGCACCGTGACTTTCACCAACGCAGAGTCGCAAGAACTCATCTACACCTTCACTGCCACCTTCACCCGGCGCCTGCTCCCCTTCCTGTGGCTCAAGTGGCCGGGAACACGCCTCCTGCTGAGACCCTGA